TGGAGCCGACGTTGGGATACCACCCTGAGATTACCGAAATTCTAACATAGGAGCCGTAAGCCGGCATATGGACACTGACAGGCGGGCAGTTTGACTGGGGCGGTCGCCTCCAAAAAAGTAACGGAGGCGTCCAAAGGTTACCTCAGCGCGGAAGGAAATCGCGCGTAAGAGTGCAAAGGCAGAAGGTAGCCTAACTGTGAGAAAAACAATTCGAGCAGGGACGAAAGTCGGGCTTAGTGATCCGGCGGTAGAGAATGGGATTGCCGTCGCTCAACGGATAAAAGCTACCCTGGGGATAACAGGCTGATCTCCCCCAAGAGTCCACATCGACGGGGAGGTTTGGCACCTCGATGTCGGCTCATCGCATCCTGGGGCTGAAGTAGGTCCCAAGGGTTGGGCTGTTCGCCCATTAAAGCGGTACGCGAGCTGGGTTCAGAACGTCGTGAGACAGTTCGGTCCCTATCCGTCGCGGGCGTAGGAAATTTGAGAGGGGCTGCCCTTAGTACGAGAGGACCGGGGTGGACGAACCGATGGTGTACCAGTTGCGTAGCCGTACGCACAGCTGGGTAGCCAAGTTCGGAAGGGATAAACGCTGAAAGCATCTAAGCGTGAAACCCACCTCAAGATAAGATTTCCCAAACCGAAAGGGAGTAAGACACCTTGAAGAAGACGAGGTAGATAGGCCGGAGGTGTAAGAGTAGAAATACTTTGAGCTGACCGGTACTAATAAGTCGAGGACTTGACCAAAGAAGCATTGTGCAGTATTCAAAGTTCATTTAGAAAAAGCATATATGTGAAGAATCAAAAGAAGAAAATATTATTGGAGAGAGCGATTAATTGCGTTTTCGTAATATACTCGGCGAACGAAGTGCAGTGAGGCGTCAAAAGACGTCACAACGCATAGACGGCTTTAGCCGAACAAACGAAGTGAGCCGAAAGTATATAGAAAACACAATTTGCGAACGGAAATAATATATTCTAAGAGAAGAATCAACATATATGCAAAGAAATGAACAAAAGATATCCGGTGGCAATAGCGGAGGTTAAAAACCCGTTCCCATACCGAACACGGAAGTGAAGCCCTCCAGCGCCGATGGTACTGCTATTGCGGGAGAGTAGGTCGCTGCCGGTGAAAATTTACATAAAAGAGGTGGTCTGTTTTAAATAGACTATCTCTTTTTTATTTTCGTAGGTTTATTACTTTCTATAAAATTACAAATATTTTATTTTGCATTTTTTGTTTTTATAAAAAGTAATATAATATAATTATTACTTATGATGGAAATATATTTTAATAGGTTTATGGTGTTATAAGGAAATTTAAAATAATGATATATAAATGGTGGTTTAAATGGATTTAGAACTTAATAAAGACTTTATAGAGAAGATGAAAGTCTTACTAAAAGAGGATTTTGAATCATTTATAAAAGAATTAGATAAAGAGCCATATAGAGCATTAAGAGTGAATACACTAAAAATTACAACCGATGAATTTAAAAGGATTTCTCCCTTTTCATTAAAACCTGTACCATGGTGTGATATGGGATTTTATTTTGATAATAATGAAAGACCGGGAAGTCATGTATATCATGATGCTGGGTTATATTATATACAAGAGCCAAGTGCAATGGCGGTTACAGAAGTTTTGGATCCAAAGCCTGGTGAATTTGTATTAGATTTAAGTGCTGCACCTGGGGGAAAATCAACACATATTGCGTCTAAACTTAATGGTGAGGGCATCCTTGTTGCAAATGAGATTAATTCGAAGAGGGTAAAGATACTTGCGGAAAACATAGAGAGAATGGGCATAAAAAATGCTATAATACTTAATGAATCACCTGACAGGATTACTGATAAATTTAGAGAGTACTTTGACAAAATCCTTGTTGATGCACCCTGTTCCGGGGAAGGGATGTTTAGAAAAGATGAAATCGCGAGGAAAGAATGGTCAAAAGAGAATGTTGCAAGATGTGCTGCAAGGCAGAAAAATATACTTGATAGTGCATCAAAAATGCTTAAACCTGGAGGAATATTGGTTTATTCTACATGTACATTTTCGCCGGAAGAAGATGAAGGAGTTATTTCAGACTTTCTTATAAAACATGAGAATTATGATATTGTTGAAAGTAATGTATACTCTGGCTTTGATTATGGCCACCCTGAATGGGTAAATGGTAATGATAAATTAAAAAAATGTATTAGACTTTGGCCACATATGATAAAAGGTGAAGGACACTTTATTACAAAACTTAAAAAAGAAGGCATTAATGACTACAAAGGTGAAAATAAAATTAAAAAGATTTTAGATAAAGATATAAATTTTTTCTATGATTTCGCAAATAATTATCTTGATATTGATGTAAATAAATTAAATTTAAAAATCATAGGTGACCATATATACCACATACCATATCAATTGCCGCATTTAAATGGAATTAAAGTATATAGAAATGGATGGGACCTTGGCATTCTCAAGAAAAATCGATTTGAGCCTTCACATTGGCTTGCAATGGCGCTAAAAAAAGATGAATCGAGGCAATATTATAAACTTAAAGATTTTGAATTAGATAAATATCTTCATGGTGAAACATTAAATGTTGACATGGAGGATGGATGGCTTCTTGTTTTAGCTGATGAATTTCCAATAGGATGGGGAAAAATTACAAAAGGAATTTTAAAGAATTACTATCCTAAATGCTTGAGAAGATAAATATTTTATGAAAAAAAGGTACATAATAATATGTGCCTTATTTTTATGCCTTTTTGAGTTAAAAATAATATTAAATTGGGAATAATAATTTTATCGTAATATTTTGGGATAAAGGAGATGAGTTTTTCTTGGATTTTACAACATTAGCACATGTATCGATTGGGGTTTTACTTGCATTTGTATTATTAATGATTTTAGATAAATATTTTAGAAGAGATATTGTCGATGAAAGAGAATTAAATGATGTTTTGCTAAATCAAGAAGAATTAATGAAACACGCACAGGATTTAGCACAAAATCATTATTTAATAAAAGATACAAAGCTTAACTATATGCTAATACCCCGCATGAATAAAAGCTATAATTACATAAAATCCGTATATAGAAGTATAAATACCGGTGA
This portion of the Thermoanaerobacterium sp. RBIITD genome encodes:
- a CDS encoding RsmF rRNA methyltransferase first C-terminal domain-containing protein, which encodes MDLELNKDFIEKMKVLLKEDFESFIKELDKEPYRALRVNTLKITTDEFKRISPFSLKPVPWCDMGFYFDNNERPGSHVYHDAGLYYIQEPSAMAVTEVLDPKPGEFVLDLSAAPGGKSTHIASKLNGEGILVANEINSKRVKILAENIERMGIKNAIILNESPDRITDKFREYFDKILVDAPCSGEGMFRKDEIARKEWSKENVARCAARQKNILDSASKMLKPGGILVYSTCTFSPEEDEGVISDFLIKHENYDIVESNVYSGFDYGHPEWVNGNDKLKKCIRLWPHMIKGEGHFITKLKKEGINDYKGENKIKKILDKDINFFYDFANNYLDIDVNKLNLKIIGDHIYHIPYQLPHLNGIKVYRNGWDLGILKKNRFEPSHWLAMALKKDESRQYYKLKDFELDKYLHGETLNVDMEDGWLLVLADEFPIGWGKITKGILKNYYPKCLRR